The following proteins are co-located in the Chryseobacterium daecheongense genome:
- a CDS encoding bifunctional response regulator/alkaline phosphatase family protein has product MSEKILWIDDEIDLLKPHIVFLEKKGYQVTPVNNVNEALELIDSEKFALTLIDENMPGISGLEAIPMIKEKDNSLKIVMVTKSEEEHIMEEAIGSQIADYILKPVNPNQILLSLKKNLQEDNLVEQKTILQYQQEFRNLSMELSYLKSYQEWAEYYKKILNWEIKFDKVTDNEFADLLQSQKEEANIQFAKFIENNYEEWLSGSDKPSMSHTLFKDKVKPEVEKSKVLLLMIDNLRYDQWKVVEPLFTKYYNKVSEDYYYSILPTATQYARNSFFAGLLPSEIEKRFPDKWFNDNEDGNKNEFERDFLEDQMKRIGLGSKSMKYLKVLNADFERKIYDDFNQHKNNDLLVIVYNFIDILSHAKTDNHIVDQLIRDDKTFRSLTYNWFENSSILKIIKLAAENGYKLVITTDHGTVYVKKPSKVVGDRETSTNIRYKTGKSLTYDDRDVWAITNPEKLFLPKGNLSSKYIFAKNNIFLAYPKNYNHFVNYYKETYQHGGISLEECIIPISILEPK; this is encoded by the coding sequence ATGTCCGAAAAAATATTATGGATAGATGATGAAATAGATTTACTCAAACCTCATATCGTATTTTTAGAAAAAAAAGGCTACCAGGTAACTCCTGTTAATAATGTAAATGAAGCACTGGAGCTTATCGATTCTGAGAAATTTGCATTGACACTGATCGATGAAAATATGCCCGGGATCTCAGGTTTGGAAGCAATTCCTATGATCAAAGAAAAAGACAATTCCTTAAAGATAGTAATGGTTACTAAAAGTGAGGAAGAGCATATTATGGAAGAAGCAATAGGTTCACAGATTGCCGACTATATACTGAAGCCTGTTAATCCGAATCAGATTCTTTTATCATTGAAAAAAAATCTTCAGGAAGATAATCTGGTTGAACAAAAAACCATTTTGCAATACCAGCAGGAATTCAGAAATCTTTCTATGGAACTTTCTTATTTAAAATCTTATCAGGAATGGGCGGAATATTATAAGAAAATTCTAAACTGGGAAATTAAATTTGATAAGGTAACTGATAATGAATTTGCAGATCTTCTACAATCTCAGAAAGAAGAAGCCAACATTCAGTTTGCAAAGTTTATTGAAAATAATTACGAAGAGTGGTTAAGCGGAAGCGATAAACCATCTATGAGCCATACCCTTTTCAAAGATAAAGTAAAACCTGAGGTAGAAAAAAGTAAGGTTCTTCTTCTTATGATAGACAATCTAAGATATGATCAATGGAAAGTAGTTGAGCCTCTATTTACAAAGTATTATAATAAAGTGTCTGAAGATTATTATTACAGTATTCTTCCAACAGCTACTCAGTATGCAAGAAATTCATTTTTTGCAGGCTTATTACCATCTGAAATAGAAAAACGTTTCCCAGATAAATGGTTTAACGATAATGAAGACGGAAATAAAAACGAATTTGAACGTGATTTTCTTGAGGATCAGATGAAAAGAATTGGCCTCGGTTCCAAATCAATGAAATACTTAAAAGTATTGAATGCAGATTTCGAGAGAAAGATCTATGATGATTTTAATCAACACAAGAATAATGATTTATTAGTGATTGTTTATAATTTCATCGATATACTATCTCACGCCAAAACAGATAATCATATTGTAGACCAATTGATCCGGGATGATAAAACTTTTAGATCTTTAACTTATAACTGGTTTGAAAATTCATCCATCTTAAAGATCATTAAACTCGCTGCTGAAAATGGTTATAAATTGGTGATTACTACTGATCACGGAACGGTATATGTGAAAAAGCCAAGCAAAGTAGTAGGTGACAGAGAAACTTCCACTAATATCCGTTATAAAACAGGTAAAAGTTTAACTTATGATGACAGGGATGTATGGGCTATTACCAATCCTGAGAAATTATTTTTACCAAAAGGAAACCTGAGCTCTAAGTATATCTTTGCTAAAAACAATATCTTCCTGGCCTATCCTAAGAATTACAACCACTTTGTCAACTATTATAAAGAAACATATCAACACGGAGGAATATCATTAGAAGAATGTATTATTCCCATTAGTATATTAGAACCCAAGTAG
- a CDS encoding MliC family protein: MKRSIFATAAIAALFLTSCNKEKTPADTATTATVDTISSKPSDSAAVSAGKDEIVKSTSTDSSGKTLEMTFNNTKNTATVVFNKETIELQGQKPASGIWYKNDHYELRGKGEEIELTKDGKVVFKK, encoded by the coding sequence ATGAAAAGAAGCATTTTTGCTACAGCTGCTATAGCAGCTTTGTTTTTAACCTCATGTAATAAGGAGAAAACTCCTGCAGATACTGCAACAACTGCAACCGTAGATACAATATCTTCAAAACCATCTGATTCAGCTGCTGTTTCAGCCGGTAAGGATGAAATTGTAAAAAGTACCTCAACAGACAGTAGTGGAAAAACACTGGAAATGACGTTCAATAATACCAAAAACACAGCAACAGTAGTATTCAACAAAGAAACGATTGAATTACAGGGTCAAAAGCCCGCATCTGGAATCTGGTATAAAAATGATCACTATGAATTGAGAGGAAAAGGAGAAGAAATTGAACTTACAAAAGATGGAAAAGTAGTTTTTAAAAAATAA
- a CDS encoding exodeoxyribonuclease III, giving the protein MKLITYNVNGIRAAFTKDFLGWLKTADPDIICIQESKAGNDQIDIDSLQKLGYHSYWHSAIRKGYSGVGIASKIQPNHVEYGCGIESYDNEGRIIRADFDDYSVISVYVPSASNIERLDFKMQFCHDFLNYIKILKKEIPNLIISGDFNICHQAIDIHDPVRLKNVSGFLPMEREWMTNFIEECELIDSFRFFNNEPDNYTWWSYRQNSRANNKGWRLDYNFTSYALKDRLSRAVILKEAVHSDHCPALLELDI; this is encoded by the coding sequence ATGAAATTAATCACTTATAATGTTAACGGAATCAGGGCAGCTTTTACAAAAGATTTTTTGGGTTGGCTAAAGACTGCTGATCCGGATATCATTTGTATTCAAGAAAGTAAGGCAGGAAATGACCAGATAGACATCGACAGTCTTCAAAAACTTGGTTATCATAGTTACTGGCATTCTGCTATAAGAAAAGGATATAGCGGCGTAGGAATAGCTTCTAAAATTCAGCCCAATCATGTAGAATATGGTTGCGGAATTGAAAGCTATGATAATGAAGGAAGGATTATCAGAGCAGATTTTGATGATTATTCCGTAATTTCGGTATATGTCCCCTCTGCATCTAATATTGAAAGATTAGACTTTAAGATGCAGTTTTGTCATGATTTTCTGAATTATATTAAAATCCTTAAAAAAGAAATTCCTAACCTCATTATTTCGGGTGATTTTAATATTTGCCACCAGGCTATTGATATTCATGATCCTGTGCGCTTAAAAAATGTTTCCGGCTTTTTACCTATGGAACGTGAATGGATGACCAATTTCATCGAAGAATGTGAACTGATAGACAGTTTCAGGTTTTTTAATAATGAGCCTGATAATTACACATGGTGGAGCTACAGGCAAAATTCAAGAGCAAATAATAAAGGCTGGAGATTGGATTATAACTTTACCTCTTATGCTTTAAAGGATAGGCTGTCAAGAGCTGTTATTTTAAAAGAAGCCGTTCATTCAGATCATTGCCCCGCATTGCTGGAATTAGACATATAA
- a CDS encoding septal ring lytic transglycosylase RlpA family protein → MMKRFILVIIMMISAFGIYSFKNNATDAKKTSYASFYHDKFNGRKTANGEIFDNSKFTAANRTLPFGTKIRVTNLSNGKEVTVRINDRGPFHSSRALDISRAAFDEIGNTNLGTIPVEYEIVD, encoded by the coding sequence ATGATGAAAAGATTCATTCTCGTAATCATAATGATGATTTCAGCCTTTGGTATTTATTCTTTCAAGAACAATGCCACAGATGCGAAAAAAACAAGTTATGCATCGTTCTATCACGATAAGTTTAATGGTAGAAAAACTGCAAACGGAGAAATTTTTGATAATTCAAAATTCACCGCTGCAAACAGAACGCTTCCTTTTGGGACTAAAATTAGAGTTACCAATTTAAGCAATGGAAAAGAGGTTACAGTGAGGATAAATGATAGAGGACCTTTCCATTCATCAAGAGCTTTGGATATTTCCAGAGCCGCGTTCGATGAAATCGGAAATACCAATCTTGGTACTATTCCGGTGGAATATGAAATTGTCGATTAA